From one Bordetella genomosp. 9 genomic stretch:
- a CDS encoding MFS transporter — MPLAIGAFIVPLIVACALFMENVDATVLVTALPSLARDLGEDPITLKLAVTSYVVGLGVFIPICGWVADRFGPRTVFRAAIGVFVVGSLLCAASDSLFTFVLARFVQGVGGAMMVPVGRIIIFRSVARADFVRAVNYLTVPALLGPVVGPLLGGFITTYLHWRLMFFINVPIGLLGIYLTNRYIDDVRDTEPGHLDWLGFVLSAGGASLFMLGMSLVGSDVVSDRATTIMCAVGIVLSGLYVLYARRAKNPLLDLRFLRIPTFHTSVMGGSLFRIGLGAVPFLLPLALQEGLGMTPFEAGMITCASAFGALFMKTLAQPLLRRFGFRPVLMANAALSGLALASYGLFHPEMSRGVIWVIVLFGGIFPSLQFTALNALAYAEIDSGDVGRATSVASVIQQMSLGLGVTVAGIVLQLSHYVQGHAQIVWTDFWPAFLVLGLFSAASIPVTARMPRGAGRELTRGR, encoded by the coding sequence ATGCCGCTTGCCATCGGTGCGTTCATTGTCCCGCTCATCGTGGCCTGCGCCCTCTTCATGGAGAACGTCGACGCGACGGTGCTGGTGACCGCGCTGCCCTCGCTGGCGCGCGACCTCGGCGAAGACCCCATCACCTTGAAGCTGGCCGTCACCAGCTATGTCGTCGGCCTCGGCGTGTTCATCCCCATCTGCGGCTGGGTCGCCGACCGCTTCGGTCCGCGCACGGTGTTCCGTGCCGCCATCGGCGTATTCGTGGTGGGCTCGTTGCTGTGCGCGGCTTCCGACTCCCTGTTCACCTTCGTGCTCGCGCGCTTCGTGCAGGGCGTGGGCGGCGCCATGATGGTGCCGGTCGGGCGCATCATCATTTTCCGTTCGGTGGCGCGCGCCGACTTCGTGCGCGCCGTCAATTACCTGACCGTCCCGGCGCTGCTCGGGCCTGTCGTGGGGCCGCTGCTGGGCGGCTTCATCACGACCTACCTGCACTGGCGGCTGATGTTCTTCATCAACGTGCCCATCGGCCTGCTGGGTATCTACCTGACCAACCGTTATATCGACGACGTGCGCGATACCGAGCCGGGGCACCTGGACTGGCTGGGCTTCGTCCTGTCGGCGGGCGGCGCGTCGCTGTTCATGCTGGGCATGTCGCTGGTCGGCAGCGATGTCGTCAGCGACCGCGCGACCACCATCATGTGCGCGGTGGGCATCGTGCTGTCGGGCTTGTATGTGCTGTATGCGCGGCGCGCGAAGAACCCGCTGCTGGACCTGCGTTTCCTGCGCATCCCGACCTTCCACACCAGCGTGATGGGCGGTTCGCTGTTTCGCATCGGCCTGGGCGCGGTGCCTTTCCTGCTGCCGCTGGCGCTGCAGGAAGGCCTGGGCATGACGCCGTTCGAGGCCGGCATGATCACGTGCGCATCGGCCTTCGGTGCGCTCTTCATGAAAACCCTGGCGCAGCCGCTGCTGCGGCGCTTCGGTTTCCGTCCGGTGCTGATGGCGAACGCGGCGCTGTCCGGCCTGGCGCTGGCTAGCTATGGGCTGTTCCACCCCGAGATGTCACGCGGGGTGATCTGGGTCATCGTCCTGTTCGGCGGCATTTTCCCGTCGCTGCAATTCACCGCGCTGAATGCGCTGGCCTATGCGGAAATCGATAGCGGCGACGTGGGCCGGGCCACCAGCGTGGCCAGCGTGATCCAGCAGATGTCGCTGGGGCTGGGCGTGACGGTGGCGGGTATTGTGTTGCAACTTTCCCATTATGTGCAGGGCCACGCGCAGATCGTGTGGACGGATTTCTGGCCGGCGTTCCTGGTGCTGGGACTGTTCTCCGCCGCTTCCATCCCGGTGACGGCGCGCATGCCGCGGGGAGCGGGCAGGGAGCTGACGCGCGGGCGTTGA
- a CDS encoding phosphatase PAP2 family protein — MGESRLVLPAALIAMLFVAMTQRPPVLNWLWAFGIAGAAVLASKLAFLGWGIGWAAIDFTGFSGHSMVSAAVYPVLGYALGNRHSRRLAVALAWTGAAFAVLIGISRLVLGAHSVSEVILGLAVGGLVSGVVLARWPVGRLGLRGGAVALAFLLSAAASYSVAPKVRTHDVVVALALALSGQDAPYTRDHLHRGPV, encoded by the coding sequence ATGGGTGAATCGCGGCTGGTGCTGCCGGCCGCGCTGATCGCGATGCTGTTCGTCGCGATGACGCAACGGCCGCCCGTGCTCAATTGGCTCTGGGCCTTCGGCATCGCCGGGGCGGCGGTACTGGCGTCCAAGCTGGCATTCCTGGGGTGGGGCATAGGCTGGGCCGCCATCGACTTCACGGGCTTCAGCGGCCATTCCATGGTGTCGGCGGCGGTGTATCCGGTGCTGGGGTATGCCTTGGGCAATCGCCACTCGCGGCGTTTGGCAGTCGCGCTGGCATGGACCGGCGCCGCCTTCGCGGTGCTGATCGGCATTTCGCGCCTGGTGCTGGGCGCGCATTCGGTTTCCGAAGTGATACTCGGGCTGGCGGTGGGCGGTCTGGTGTCCGGGGTGGTGCTGGCGCGCTGGCCCGTCGGCCGCCTGGGCCTGCGCGGGGGGGCGGTGGCGCTGGCTTTCCTGCTGTCGGCGGCGGCCAGTTATTCGGTCGCGCCCAAGGTGCGCACGCATGACGTCGTGGTGGCATTGGCCCTGGCCTTGTCCGGCCAGGATGCGCCCTATACGCGCGATCATCTGCATCGCGGCCCGGTATAG